In Bacillus sp. DX3.1, the following proteins share a genomic window:
- the sufU gene encoding Fe-S cluster assembly sulfur transfer protein SufU, producing the protein MSFNNLDTLYRQVIMDHYKNPRNNGVLEDSVTVNLNNPTCGDRIQLTMKVEDGIVQEAKFEGEGCSISMSSASMMTQAVKGKKIEEALKLSKIFSDMMLGKEYDDSVDLGDIEALQGVCKFPARIKCATLAWKALEKGLNEDK; encoded by the coding sequence ATGTCATTTAATAATTTAGATACGTTATATCGTCAAGTTATTATGGATCATTATAAAAATCCACGTAACAATGGCGTGTTAGAAGATAGTGTTACGGTTAACTTGAACAATCCAACTTGTGGTGATCGTATTCAACTTACGATGAAAGTAGAAGATGGTATTGTACAAGAGGCGAAGTTTGAAGGAGAAGGATGTTCCATCTCAATGTCTTCAGCTTCGATGATGACGCAAGCAGTAAAAGGAAAGAAAATTGAAGAAGCATTAAAGCTATCTAAAATTTTCTCTGATATGATGCTAGGAAAAGAGTATGATGACAGCGTAGATTTAGGAGATATTGAAGCATTACAAGGCGTATGCAAGTTTCCAGCACGTATCAAGTGTGCAACATTAGCTTGGAAAGCGTTAGAAAAAGGCTTAAACGAAGATAAGTAA
- the sufS gene encoding cysteine desulfurase SufS, translated as MNIHEIRKQFPILDQKVNGKQLVYFDSAATSQKPIQVIETLERYYKEYNSNVHRGVHTLGTKATDAYEGAREKVRKFINAKSMEEIIFTRGTTTALNTVAASYGMENVKEGDEIVISYMEHHSNIIPWQQVAKKTGATLKYLPLQPDGTISLEDAYQTITPNTKIVSIMYVSNVLGTINPVKEITEIAHQNGAIMIVDGAQSTPHMKVDVQDLNCDFYALSAHKMCGPTGVGVLYGKKELLDNMEPIEFGGEMIDFVDLQDSTWKELPWKFEAGTPIIGNAIGLGAAIDFLEEIGLDNIEKHEHELAQYALERLSEVDGVTIYGPKHRAGLVTFNIDEVHPHDVATVLDVEGIAVRAGHHCAQPLMKWLKASSTARASFYLYNTKEEIDTFVEALMKTKEYFTNVI; from the coding sequence ATGAATATTCATGAAATACGCAAACAGTTTCCAATTCTTGATCAAAAGGTGAACGGTAAACAACTTGTATATTTCGATAGTGCAGCAACTTCTCAAAAACCAATTCAAGTTATTGAAACGTTAGAACGTTACTATAAAGAATATAACTCTAACGTACATCGTGGTGTTCATACGCTCGGTACGAAAGCGACCGATGCGTATGAAGGCGCACGCGAGAAAGTTCGCAAGTTTATTAATGCGAAATCTATGGAAGAGATTATTTTCACGCGCGGAACAACAACTGCATTAAATACAGTAGCAGCAAGCTATGGTATGGAAAATGTAAAAGAAGGCGATGAAATCGTTATCTCTTACATGGAGCATCATAGTAACATTATTCCGTGGCAACAAGTTGCGAAGAAAACAGGCGCAACATTAAAATATCTTCCGCTTCAACCGGACGGAACGATTTCATTAGAAGACGCCTATCAAACGATTACGCCAAATACAAAAATCGTTTCCATCATGTATGTTTCTAACGTACTTGGAACGATTAACCCTGTAAAAGAAATTACAGAAATCGCACATCAGAACGGTGCAATTATGATCGTTGATGGTGCACAAAGTACACCGCATATGAAAGTGGATGTACAAGATTTAAACTGTGATTTCTACGCATTATCCGCTCATAAAATGTGCGGGCCTACAGGTGTCGGCGTATTATATGGTAAGAAGGAATTGCTTGACAATATGGAGCCGATTGAATTTGGCGGTGAAATGATCGATTTCGTAGACTTGCAAGATTCTACATGGAAAGAGCTTCCGTGGAAGTTTGAAGCAGGTACACCGATTATCGGTAATGCAATCGGTCTTGGAGCGGCAATTGATTTCCTAGAAGAAATCGGTCTTGATAATATTGAAAAGCACGAACATGAATTAGCGCAGTACGCTTTAGAAAGACTATCAGAAGTAGATGGCGTTACAATTTATGGTCCAAAGCATCGTGCTGGTCTTGTTACATTTAATATTGACGAAGTACATCCGCATGATGTTGCAACAGTATTAGACGTAGAAGGTATCGCGGTTCGTGCCGGACATCACTGTGCACAGCCGTTAATGAAGTGGCTGAAAGCTTCTTCTACAGCGCGTGCAAGCTTCTACTTATATAATACAAAAGAAGAAATCGATACATTTGTTGAAGCGCTAATGAAAACGAAGGAGTATTTCACAAATGTCATTTAA
- the sufD gene encoding Fe-S cluster assembly protein SufD gives MTIGTLPFDQETIRQRASEVNEAAWLTEFRLQALAQATELPMPKPDKTKIDKWDFVGKGHTAKQEPVSSLEELPEAVKKLIDTNNSVLVGRTGTTAFVSLADEAKEKGVIFTDIVTAATEHAELLQKYLMKDGVKVDEHRLTALHAALINGGAFVYVPKNVVLETPLQAVFLVDGEEANVYNHVLFVADANSSATYVENYVANETVTGIANIVAEVIVEQGAQVKFGAVDLLAKDVTTYVNRRGTVGRDGRLEWALGLMNDGNTISENVTNLMGDGSFADTKTVTIGRGNQTQNFTTKVVHFGKSSEGFILKHGVQKDSATSIFNGIGKIEHGASKSNAQQSSRVLMLNEKARGDANPILLIDEDDVMAGHAASVGRVDPLQLYYLMSRGIPKQEAERLVIHGFLAPVVNELPIEGVKAQLVEVIERKVR, from the coding sequence ATGACAATCGGTACATTACCTTTCGATCAAGAAACAATCCGTCAGCGCGCAAGCGAAGTAAACGAAGCTGCTTGGTTGACTGAGTTCCGCTTACAAGCTCTTGCACAAGCAACTGAACTTCCAATGCCAAAGCCTGATAAAACAAAAATTGATAAATGGGATTTTGTTGGAAAAGGCCACACTGCTAAGCAAGAGCCTGTAAGTTCTTTAGAGGAACTCCCAGAAGCAGTGAAAAAGTTAATTGATACAAATAATAGCGTACTTGTAGGGCGCACTGGTACAACTGCATTCGTTTCTTTAGCAGATGAAGCAAAAGAAAAAGGCGTTATTTTTACAGATATCGTAACAGCTGCAACTGAGCATGCTGAACTCTTACAAAAGTATTTAATGAAAGACGGCGTGAAAGTGGATGAGCATCGTTTAACAGCACTTCATGCTGCATTAATCAACGGCGGTGCATTCGTATATGTTCCGAAAAACGTTGTTCTTGAAACGCCACTTCAAGCCGTATTTTTAGTAGACGGCGAAGAAGCGAACGTATATAACCACGTATTATTCGTAGCGGATGCTAACAGTTCTGCAACATATGTAGAAAACTACGTAGCGAATGAAACTGTTACAGGTATTGCAAATATCGTGGCAGAAGTAATCGTAGAACAAGGTGCACAAGTGAAATTCGGTGCGGTTGATCTATTAGCGAAAGACGTAACAACTTACGTGAATCGTCGTGGTACAGTAGGACGCGACGGCCGTCTAGAATGGGCATTAGGCCTTATGAATGACGGAAATACAATTTCAGAGAACGTAACGAACTTAATGGGCGACGGATCATTTGCTGATACAAAAACAGTAACAATTGGCCGTGGTAACCAAACACAAAACTTTACAACAAAAGTTGTTCACTTCGGTAAAAGCTCTGAAGGCTTTATCTTAAAACATGGTGTACAAAAGGATAGTGCAACATCTATCTTTAACGGAATTGGTAAGATTGAACACGGTGCATCTAAATCAAATGCACAACAATCTTCTCGCGTTCTTATGTTAAATGAAAAAGCACGTGGGGATGCAAACCCAATTCTTTTAATCGATGAAGATGATGTAATGGCAGGGCACGCAGCTTCTGTAGGTCGCGTAGATCCATTGCAACTATACTACTTAATGAGCCGTGGTATTCCGAAACAAGAGGCAGAACGTTTAGTCATCCATGGATTTTTAGCACCTGTAGTAAATGAGCTTCCAATTGAAGGAGTAAAAGCACAGCTTGTTGAGGTAATTGAAAGGAAAGTTCGCTAA
- the sufC gene encoding Fe-S cluster assembly ATPase SufC: MAGSTLTVKDLHVSIDGKEILKGVNLEVKGGEIHAIMGPNGTGKSTLSSAIMGHPKYEVTQGSIIIDGEDVLEMEVDERAQAGLFLAMQYPSEISGVTNADFLRSAINARREEGEEISLMKFIRTLDKNMEFLEMDPEMAQRYLNEGFSGGEKKRNEILQLMMIEPKIAILDEIDSGLDIDALKVVSKGINQMRGEDFGCLMITHYQRLLNYITPDHVHVMMNGRVVKSGGPELAQRLEAEGYDWIKKELGIEDETEEQEA; encoded by the coding sequence ATGGCTGGTTCTACATTAACGGTTAAAGACTTACATGTATCAATCGACGGTAAAGAAATTTTAAAGGGTGTAAACCTTGAAGTGAAAGGTGGAGAAATCCACGCAATCATGGGACCTAACGGAACAGGTAAATCAACTTTATCTTCTGCAATTATGGGTCACCCAAAATATGAAGTAACACAAGGTAGCATCATCATTGACGGTGAAGATGTATTAGAAATGGAAGTAGATGAGCGTGCACAAGCTGGTCTATTCCTAGCAATGCAATATCCAAGCGAAATTAGCGGAGTAACAAACGCTGACTTCTTACGTTCTGCGATTAATGCACGTCGCGAAGAAGGCGAAGAAATTTCTCTTATGAAATTTATCCGTACATTAGATAAAAACATGGAATTCCTAGAAATGGATCCAGAAATGGCACAACGTTACTTGAACGAAGGTTTCTCTGGCGGTGAGAAAAAACGTAACGAAATTCTTCAATTAATGATGATTGAGCCAAAAATTGCAATCTTAGATGAAATTGACTCTGGTCTTGATATTGATGCATTAAAAGTTGTATCTAAAGGTATCAATCAAATGCGCGGTGAAGATTTCGGTTGCTTAATGATCACGCATTACCAACGTTTATTAAACTACATCACGCCAGACCATGTTCACGTTATGATGAACGGCCGTGTTGTTAAATCTGGTGGCCCTGAGCTTGCACAACGTCTAGAAGCTGAAGGTTATGACTGGATTAAAAAAGAATTAGGTATTGAAGACGAAACAGAAGAGCAAGAAGCGTAA
- the metQ gene encoding methionine ABC transporter substrate-binding lipoprotein MetQ, which translates to MKKLLLTALITTSIFGLAACGGKSEDKLVVGASNVPHAVILEKAKPLLEKKGVKLEIKKFQDYVLPNKSLADKDIDANYFQHIPYLEKEMKDKGYKFEIASKVHLEPIGVYSQKYKSLKDLPDGATIIMSNSITDHGRGLAILQKEGILKIKDGVEPVKATVKDIAENPKNLKFKTDIEPGLLPQVYNNKEGDAVLINSNYAIDAKLNPEKDAIAIEGNDSPYTNVLVVRKGDKDKKEIKALVEVLHSKEIEDFINKEYKGAVIPVKE; encoded by the coding sequence ATGAAAAAATTATTACTTACAGCACTTATTACAACGTCAATTTTTGGGTTAGCTGCTTGTGGAGGAAAAAGTGAAGATAAGCTTGTTGTCGGGGCTTCAAACGTGCCGCACGCTGTCATTTTAGAAAAGGCAAAACCGTTACTTGAGAAAAAAGGTGTAAAATTAGAAATTAAAAAATTCCAAGATTACGTATTACCGAATAAATCATTAGCGGATAAAGATATAGATGCAAACTATTTCCAACACATTCCGTACTTAGAGAAAGAAATGAAAGATAAAGGTTATAAGTTTGAAATAGCGAGTAAAGTTCATTTAGAACCAATCGGTGTGTATTCTCAAAAGTATAAAAGTTTAAAAGACCTTCCAGATGGAGCAACAATTATTATGAGTAACTCTATTACTGACCATGGACGTGGTTTAGCGATCTTACAAAAAGAAGGTATTTTGAAAATTAAAGATGGTGTAGAACCTGTAAAAGCAACTGTAAAAGATATCGCAGAAAACCCAAAAAATCTGAAATTCAAAACAGATATTGAGCCTGGTCTATTACCACAAGTGTATAACAACAAAGAAGGCGATGCTGTTTTAATTAACTCTAACTACGCAATTGATGCAAAATTAAATCCAGAAAAAGATGCAATCGCAATTGAAGGCAACGATTCTCCATATACAAACGTATTAGTAGTTCGTAAAGGTGATAAAGATAAGAAGGAAATTAAAGCACTTGTAGAAGTGTTGCATTCTAAAGAAATCGAAGACTTTATTAACAAAGAATATAAAGGGGCAGTTATTCCTGTAAAAGAATAA
- a CDS encoding methionine ABC transporter permease produces MDKFFQNIDWDAMIQAIGETVYMTAIAAIATFIFGLILGLLLFMTSKDNLWENKTVNSVIGAFVNIFRSIPFIILIILLIPFTKLILGTILGASAALPALIIGAAPFYARMVEIALREIDKGVIEASKAMGAKTSTIIWKVFIPESLPALVSGITVTTIALVGYTAMAGVVGAGGLGTLAYLEGFQRGNNDVTIVATVCVLLVVFLIQWIGDSITNRIDKR; encoded by the coding sequence ATGGATAAGTTCTTTCAAAATATTGATTGGGATGCAATGATTCAAGCGATTGGAGAAACTGTATACATGACGGCAATTGCCGCAATAGCAACATTTATATTTGGCCTCATTCTTGGGTTGTTGCTCTTTATGACATCCAAAGATAATTTATGGGAAAACAAAACAGTTAATTCTGTAATTGGAGCGTTTGTAAATATTTTTCGTTCTATCCCGTTTATCATTTTAATTATTTTACTTATTCCATTCACAAAGCTTATTCTTGGAACAATTCTTGGGGCGAGTGCAGCACTACCAGCCTTAATTATTGGGGCAGCACCGTTCTATGCAAGAATGGTTGAAATTGCCCTTCGTGAAATTGACAAAGGAGTTATTGAAGCTTCAAAAGCGATGGGAGCAAAAACGAGCACAATTATTTGGAAAGTATTTATACCAGAATCATTGCCAGCACTTGTTTCCGGTATTACCGTTACGACGATTGCTCTCGTTGGTTATACAGCAATGGCAGGCGTTGTTGGTGCCGGAGGGCTTGGTACACTTGCTTATTTAGAAGGATTCCAGCGCGGGAATAATGACGTGACAATCGTTGCGACAGTTTGTGTCCTACTAGTTGTTTTCCTTATTCAATGGATTGGTGATTCTATAACAAATCGAATTGATAAACGATAA
- a CDS encoding methionine ABC transporter ATP-binding protein, with translation MILLENVKKIYKSKSGDVTAVDDANLKIEKGEIFGVIGYSGAGKSSLIRLFNQLEKPTSGQITIADRVISAITGNELRKARQEIGMIFQHFNLLWSRTVRENIAFPLEIAGVEKEKRKKRVDELIGLVGLEGREDAYPSQLSGGQKQRVGIARALANDPKVLLCDEATSALDPETTDQILDLLLDINKRLGLTIVLITHEMHVIRKICHRVAVMEKGKIVESGSVLEVFRDPKQEITKRFVKQLTDSEDTNETIESLLDKYPDGKVIRLQFIGESVEQPVLQRLMRHEDIEVSVLQGNIAQTTNGSYGNLIVHLNGDDAAVQQAIKGIRQQHVELEVIAHG, from the coding sequence ATGATTTTATTGGAGAACGTAAAGAAAATATATAAATCAAAAAGTGGTGATGTAACTGCTGTAGATGACGCCAATTTAAAAATAGAAAAAGGTGAAATTTTTGGTGTTATCGGATATAGTGGTGCCGGAAAAAGTTCTTTAATTCGATTGTTTAATCAATTAGAGAAACCAACTTCGGGTCAAATTACAATAGCTGACCGTGTTATTTCTGCTATTACAGGGAATGAGCTTCGAAAGGCTAGACAAGAAATCGGAATGATTTTTCAACACTTTAACTTACTTTGGTCACGGACTGTGCGCGAAAATATTGCTTTTCCACTTGAAATTGCAGGAGTGGAAAAAGAGAAGCGTAAAAAGCGTGTTGATGAGTTAATTGGTCTTGTCGGATTAGAAGGCAGGGAAGATGCTTATCCATCTCAATTAAGTGGTGGTCAAAAGCAGCGCGTGGGTATTGCCAGAGCATTAGCGAATGATCCAAAAGTACTGCTATGTGATGAAGCAACATCTGCACTTGATCCAGAAACAACAGATCAAATTCTAGACTTATTATTAGATATTAATAAACGCCTTGGCTTAACAATCGTATTGATTACACATGAAATGCATGTCATTCGAAAAATTTGTCATCGCGTTGCGGTAATGGAAAAAGGAAAAATTGTTGAAAGCGGTAGTGTACTTGAGGTATTCCGTGATCCAAAGCAAGAAATTACAAAGCGATTTGTAAAGCAATTAACGGATTCGGAAGACACAAATGAAACAATTGAAAGCTTATTGGACAAATATCCAGATGGAAAAGTCATTCGTTTACAGTTTATCGGTGAGTCAGTAGAACAACCTGTATTACAGCGATTAATGAGACATGAGGATATAGAAGTTAGCGTATTACAAGGGAATATTGCACAAACGACAAATGGATCGTATGGGAATTTAATCGTTCATTTGAATGGGGATGACGCAGCAGTTCAACAAGCAATCAAAGGGATTAGACAACAACACGTAGAGCTAGAGGTGATTGCACATGGATAA
- a CDS encoding thioredoxin family protein, with protein sequence MIEVIDWTGDEAVALIADQERTVLYVYTPMCGTCQLAKKMLTVVEAAISDLKIGMLDLNYAPYLAREYAIESVPCLLVFEQGILIKKIYAFHSVEYLYTELQ encoded by the coding sequence ATGATAGAAGTGATTGACTGGACAGGTGATGAAGCTGTAGCTCTAATAGCAGACCAAGAAAGAACAGTGTTGTATGTGTATACACCAATGTGTGGAACATGCCAATTAGCAAAAAAGATGTTAACAGTTGTAGAAGCTGCCATATCTGATTTGAAAATTGGAATGCTAGATTTAAATTATGCTCCATATTTGGCACGGGAATATGCAATAGAAAGTGTACCTTGCTTACTTGTATTTGAACAGGGGATACTGATAAAGAAAATATATGCGTTTCATTCGGTTGAATATTTATATACAGAATTACAATAG
- a CDS encoding toprim domain-containing protein: MVYVEKVIIVEGKSDRRKIESIIREPVEIVCTNGTIGLSKMDEFIDQFFDKEVYVLVDADDAGEKLRKQFRREFPQAEHIYIDRSYREVATAPSNHLANVLWGADIDVYTEYLR; the protein is encoded by the coding sequence ATGGTCTATGTAGAAAAAGTCATTATTGTCGAAGGTAAGTCAGATAGAAGAAAGATTGAATCTATTATTCGTGAACCGGTGGAAATTGTTTGTACAAATGGTACAATTGGTTTGTCGAAAATGGATGAATTCATTGATCAGTTTTTTGATAAAGAAGTGTATGTTTTGGTTGATGCAGATGATGCTGGTGAAAAGCTTAGAAAGCAGTTTCGCCGAGAATTTCCGCAAGCAGAACATATATACATTGATCGTTCGTATCGTGAAGTAGCGACTGCTCCTTCTAATCATTTAGCGAACGTATTATGGGGCGCTGACATTGACGTTTACACAGAATATTTACGGTAA
- the gcvH gene encoding glycine cleavage system protein GcvH, which translates to MSIPNHLRYSEEHEWVKTEGNQVVIGITHFAQSELGDIVFVELPEVGATIEADEPFGSVESVKTVSELYAPVSGKVVAVNENLSDQPELVNESPYEGAWMVKIELSDAGQVEELLTAEQYAEMTNQD; encoded by the coding sequence ATGAGCATTCCAAATCATTTACGTTACTCTGAAGAACACGAATGGGTAAAAACTGAAGGCAACCAAGTTGTTATCGGTATTACTCATTTCGCACAAAGTGAGTTAGGCGATATCGTATTCGTAGAACTTCCTGAAGTTGGTGCAACAATTGAAGCTGACGAGCCATTCGGAAGTGTAGAATCTGTTAAAACAGTTTCTGAATTATACGCACCTGTAAGTGGTAAAGTTGTAGCAGTAAACGAAAATCTAAGCGACCAACCAGAGCTTGTTAACGAATCTCCATACGAAGGTGCATGGATGGTTAAAATTGAGCTTTCTGATGCAGGTCAAGTAGAAGAGTTATTAACTGCAGAACAATACGCAGAAATGACAAACCAAGACTAA
- a CDS encoding arsenate reductase family protein, whose protein sequence is MTVTFYSYPKCGTCQKAKKWFEANDVAYEMIHIVENPPSKEDLRNLHAKSELPLKKFFNTSGMRYRELGLKDKLKDASEDEMFELLASDGMLIKRPIVTAGNDVTLGFNEEQFESVWKKYQ, encoded by the coding sequence ATGACAGTAACATTTTATTCATATCCAAAGTGTGGCACATGTCAAAAAGCAAAGAAATGGTTTGAGGCAAACGATGTAGCATATGAGATGATTCATATTGTTGAAAATCCACCGTCAAAAGAAGATTTACGTAATTTACATGCGAAAAGTGAATTGCCATTAAAAAAATTCTTTAATACAAGTGGAATGCGTTACCGCGAGCTTGGCTTAAAAGATAAGTTAAAGGATGCGAGTGAGGACGAAATGTTTGAGCTTTTAGCATCTGATGGCATGTTGATCAAACGTCCAATTGTAACAGCTGGAAATGATGTAACACTTGGTTTTAATGAAGAGCAATTTGAAAGCGTGTGGAAAAAGTACCAATAA
- a CDS encoding phosphatase PAP2 family protein, which translates to MKKYKLSSLLPLSYILLLVLVSPLYDVLNKSDTPAVDVTTIVDNWIPFVKVFIIPYLLWFPYLYGALIYYCFADRKQYYVTLSSVILGKLTCFSIYYMWQTTVPRPEVVGTDVFSNLVRYIYSIDQPVNCFPSIHVLTTFVIMLAAYKRREQHRWEYWILTFFGSLIILSTLLTKQHAFLDAVSGIAVASTLYFGVQLILANRQETVTIPAGQQYKM; encoded by the coding sequence ATGAAAAAATATAAACTTTCATCTCTTCTTCCATTAAGTTATATACTTCTACTCGTACTCGTAAGTCCCCTTTACGATGTACTCAATAAATCTGACACTCCTGCTGTTGATGTCACAACAATAGTCGATAATTGGATTCCGTTTGTAAAAGTATTTATTATTCCGTATTTACTTTGGTTTCCCTACTTATACGGTGCTTTAATTTACTATTGTTTTGCTGATCGCAAGCAATATTACGTTACACTAAGCAGTGTCATTCTTGGAAAACTTACGTGCTTTTCAATTTATTACATGTGGCAAACGACAGTACCTCGTCCAGAAGTAGTAGGAACAGATGTGTTCTCAAACTTAGTTCGCTATATTTATAGTATTGATCAACCCGTAAATTGTTTTCCGAGTATTCACGTCTTAACAACATTTGTAATTATGTTAGCCGCTTATAAGCGAAGAGAACAGCACAGATGGGAATATTGGATTCTTACTTTCTTTGGTTCACTCATCATTTTATCGACGTTGCTCACAAAACAGCACGCCTTTCTAGACGCTGTTTCAGGAATCGCCGTTGCCAGCACACTATACTTTGGCGTACAACTAATACTAGCAAATCGACAAGAAACTGTTACGATTCCCGCTGGTCAGCAATATAAAATGTAA
- a CDS encoding PTS sugar transporter subunit IIC, which translates to MKEYIMSRIFKGSAGIAQGIFVSLGIGLLIENIGRIVDIPMLITIGVVAKSLMAPAIGAGIAFMLGANGLVIFSAMVAGAIGAGSISITEAGLIIKTGEPIGALLTATLAVYIGKRLSGKTALDMMLVPFAAILGSGVVGIWLSQNISPVLNAIGAFIKDSSAGSPFIASIVLAVVWGLLLISPASSAALAIALSLDGVAGGAALAGCVAQFIGFSVISAKENNLGGILAQALCTPKVQLPNITKNPMILVPTVVASAIVGPVSALIFQLEAGKEIAGLGLSSLIAPINLISSQGFGVVPAMVITYIVIPVAVSYILYMVLRKAGRIKSGDMTVPQS; encoded by the coding sequence ATGAAGGAATATATCATGTCTCGTATATTCAAAGGATCTGCCGGAATTGCACAAGGGATTTTCGTATCCCTCGGAATTGGTTTGCTGATAGAAAATATAGGAAGAATCGTTGATATCCCGATGTTAATTACAATCGGAGTTGTGGCGAAATCACTGATGGCACCAGCAATTGGAGCAGGAATTGCTTTTATGCTTGGAGCAAATGGACTCGTCATTTTCTCAGCAATGGTTGCAGGAGCGATTGGAGCTGGATCAATTTCGATTACTGAAGCTGGTCTAATCATTAAAACTGGTGAGCCAATCGGAGCATTATTAACAGCAACTTTAGCAGTTTATATCGGTAAACGATTAAGTGGAAAAACTGCTTTAGATATGATGCTTGTTCCGTTTGCAGCAATATTAGGTTCAGGTGTAGTCGGTATTTGGTTATCTCAAAATATTAGCCCTGTATTAAATGCAATCGGAGCATTTATTAAAGATAGCTCAGCAGGTAGTCCATTTATCGCTTCCATCGTACTTGCGGTTGTTTGGGGACTATTACTAATTTCTCCAGCGTCATCAGCGGCTTTAGCAATTGCACTTAGCCTAGACGGTGTTGCAGGTGGTGCAGCACTTGCAGGATGTGTAGCCCAATTTATTGGATTCTCTGTTATCTCCGCTAAAGAAAACAACTTAGGTGGTATTTTAGCACAAGCACTTTGTACTCCAAAAGTACAGTTGCCGAACATTACTAAAAATCCAATGATTCTCGTCCCAACTGTCGTTGCCAGCGCAATAGTTGGCCCTGTATCGGCACTGATCTTCCAATTGGAAGCAGGTAAAGAAATTGCAGGTCTTGGATTAAGTTCTCTCATTGCACCAATTAATTTAATTTCCAGCCAAGGATTCGGCGTTGTACCGGCAATGGTCATTACTTATATCGTAATCCCGGTAGCTGTTTCTTATATCCTTTATATGGTACTACGAAAAGCAGGTCGTATTAAATCTGGCGACATGACTGTACCGCAATCTTAA
- a CDS encoding spore coat protein: MNEKDMVNDYLSELNASLTSYANYIAESNDEKLHQTLIHIRNQDETRQRNVYKYALQKGYYQPAAPANPTVVQQLKSQLSTQ, translated from the coding sequence ATGAACGAAAAAGATATGGTTAACGATTATTTATCGGAATTAAATGCTAGTTTGACTAGTTATGCGAATTACATAGCAGAATCGAATGATGAAAAGTTACATCAAACGCTGATTCACATTCGCAATCAAGATGAAACAAGACAACGTAACGTATATAAATATGCATTGCAAAAGGGATATTATCAACCAGCTGCCCCTGCCAATCCAACGGTAGTACAGCAACTGAAAAGTCAACTAAGCACACAATAA